From a single Thermincola ferriacetica genomic region:
- the glmU gene encoding bifunctional UDP-N-acetylglucosamine diphosphorylase/glucosamine-1-phosphate N-acetyltransferase GlmU: MDVAAIILAAGKGTRMKSDLPKVLHKAAGEPMICHVLHAVSKAGIEKTVVIIGHGAEQVKKLLGGQVEFALQAEQLGTGHAVMQTEEVLGSWSGDVLVLCGDTPLITSGTLKRLVTGHKTAGNTATVLTAILEDPSGYGRIIRGKSGDVEKIVEQKDASPEELRVKEINTGFYCFKARELYQALREINPVNAQGEYYLTDVLEIMKRKNWKVGAVTAEDSEEILGINNRSQLAQAEKVLRQRVAERHMLAGVTIIDPEATYIDSGVVIGTDTVIYPGSILEGDTQIGAGCIIGPNTRIVNSVLADNVNVQYSVILNAKVGAHTSIGPFAYLRPGTVLRENVKIGDFVEIKNSNIGAGSKVPHLSYVGDADVGEKVNIGAGTITCNYDGYKKSRTIIEDGAFIGSNTNLVAPVRVGKHAFTAAGSTITKDVPSEALSVERAKQVNYPNWASRKKD, from the coding sequence TTGGATGTAGCAGCCATTATTCTTGCGGCAGGTAAAGGTACAAGGATGAAGTCTGACTTGCCCAAGGTTCTGCACAAGGCAGCCGGGGAGCCGATGATCTGCCATGTACTTCACGCTGTTTCCAAGGCCGGTATAGAAAAGACAGTTGTCATAATAGGCCATGGGGCAGAGCAGGTGAAAAAGCTTTTAGGTGGACAGGTGGAATTTGCTTTACAGGCAGAACAATTGGGAACCGGACATGCTGTCATGCAAACGGAAGAGGTGCTGGGGTCATGGTCTGGCGATGTTCTGGTTCTATGCGGTGATACTCCCCTGATTACTTCAGGTACTTTAAAGAGGTTGGTCACCGGCCATAAAACCGCTGGGAACACGGCGACAGTTTTGACAGCCATTCTTGAAGACCCCAGTGGTTATGGCCGTATTATCAGGGGTAAGTCCGGAGACGTGGAAAAGATTGTTGAGCAAAAGGATGCATCTCCGGAGGAACTGCGGGTTAAAGAGATAAATACGGGATTTTATTGCTTTAAGGCCAGGGAATTGTATCAGGCCTTAAGAGAAATTAACCCTGTTAATGCTCAGGGAGAATACTATCTCACCGATGTGTTGGAGATAATGAAGAGAAAAAATTGGAAAGTTGGAGCTGTTACAGCCGAGGATAGTGAAGAAATATTGGGCATAAACAACAGAAGCCAACTGGCGCAGGCGGAAAAAGTTCTTAGGCAGAGGGTTGCTGAAAGGCATATGCTTGCGGGGGTTACAATAATAGACCCTGAAGCTACTTATATAGACAGCGGTGTGGTGATTGGGACTGATACGGTGATATATCCGGGTTCTATATTGGAAGGAGATACGCAAATTGGCGCCGGCTGCATTATCGGTCCTAATACCAGAATTGTTAACTCTGTTCTTGCCGATAATGTTAATGTTCAATACTCTGTTATATTAAATGCCAAGGTCGGTGCTCATACTTCTATTGGTCCCTTTGCTTACCTTAGACCGGGTACTGTCCTGAGGGAAAATGTTAAGATAGGAGATTTTGTTGAGATCAAGAATTCTAACATCGGCGCCGGAAGTAAGGTGCCTCATCTGAGTTATGTCGGAGATGCCGATGTAGGTGAAAAGGTTAACATTGGAGCGGGAACCATTACATGCAATTATGACGGGTATAAAAAATCACGGACCATTATTGAAGACGGAGCTTTTATCGGCAGTAATACCAACCTGGTGGCGCCTGTCCGGGTAGGCAAGCATGCCTTTACGGCAGCCGGTTCTACCATTACTAAGGATGTGCCCAGTGAAGCGCTGAGTGTTGAAAGGGCTAAACAGGTTAATTATCCCAATTGGGCCTCTAGAAAAAAGGATTAA
- the spoVG gene encoding septation regulator SpoVG, with the protein MNITDVRVRKINLDGKMKAIVSITLDDQFVIHDVKVVEGQNGLFVAMPSRKTPDGEFRDIAHPITSSAREVIQTAVLKAYEEALA; encoded by the coding sequence ATGAATATTACAGATGTACGGGTTAGAAAGATCAATCTGGACGGGAAAATGAAAGCCATCGTATCAATAACTTTGGATGATCAATTTGTTATTCACGATGTAAAGGTTGTGGAAGGGCAAAACGGGCTTTTTGTAGCAATGCCAAGCCGGAAGACGCCGGATGGGGAATTCCGGGATATTGCCCATCCCATTACCTCCAGCGCCCGGGAAGTAATTCAAACTGCCGTACTGAAAGCCTATGAGGAGGCCCTAGCCTAA
- a CDS encoding L,D-transpeptidase, protein MRKNTLYNDEPLYSNILIRVDVTNRLLYLERGNRTTQIYPVAVGKPSTPTPPGTYSIIEKTVNPGGILGTRWMGLDIPDGPYGIHGTWNRDSIGKAVSNGCIRMYNEDVEEVFRQVHIGTTVIIYR, encoded by the coding sequence ATGCGTAAAAACACTTTGTATAATGACGAACCCTTGTATTCCAACATCCTCATCAGGGTTGACGTTACCAACCGCTTGCTTTACCTGGAAAGAGGGAACCGGACTACGCAAATTTATCCTGTTGCCGTTGGCAAACCATCCACCCCTACCCCCCCCGGCACTTATTCAATAATAGAAAAAACAGTCAACCCCGGAGGAATCCTGGGCACTCGCTGGATGGGGCTTGATATTCCCGACGGACCTTATGGGATTCATGGCACCTGGAACCGGGACTCCATCGGTAAGGCCGTTTCTAACGGCTGCATCAGAATGTACAACGAGGATGTGGAAGAAGTATTCAGGCAGGTCCATATAGGCACCACCGTCATTATCTACAGGTAA
- the cphA gene encoding cyanophycin synthetase — translation MKILEFRVYEGINIYSHSPVIKLTVDLENLTGVTTDRHPTLIEAVLRLMPTLQEHYCSLGRPGGFVQRMREGTFFGHLLEHVILELQHLAGFDVIYGKTREAEAPGIYEVIFEYESKEAGIQAARAAVNLIMTLLQGGSIDLDKELEIIKETALKFDLGPTTKAIAMEARKRNIPVMRLGEGSILQLGYGCHQRRIEASITDATGCIGVDIAGDKILTKQILSEAGIPVPNGGVARTEKEALDIMKRINNAVVVKPFNGNQGKGVALNLRSEGEVKKAYAVATNYSDRVIVEKFITGRHYRLVVVDDRVVAASERIPASVTGDGESTIEQLIEQVNRDPLRGDGHEKPLTKIKIDPVVLMVLAKQNFVLQSIPPEGARVLLRENANLSTGGTAIDVTDNVHPENAALAVRAAKIIGLDVAGIDLVAEDIAIPLTSCNGAVIEVNAAPGLRMHHYPSQGKPRNVARAIVDKLFPPGTKSRIPIVAVTGTNGKTTTTRLIAHILHAAGNVVGMTTSDGIYVNGKLIAKGDMTGPVSARTVLRDNSVEVAVLETARGGIIRAGLGFDRCDVGIITNISEDHLGIDGIETLEDLAFVKSVVAEATDRDGYVVLNADDRLASYVASRCRGNIIYFSRASDNITIRRHLGAGGMAVFVKNGFVVYAKGNHVVKIASVKSIPCTLSGQALHNVENVLAASAGCLGLGIPVAQIKEGLLSFEPGLKGNPGRLNFFEVAGVKVLVDYGHNPAGYQSVLATAKKMKHKRLIGVIGVPGDRQDDFIIKVGQIAGRGFDKIIIKEDADLRGRKPGEVASLLKKGVQAGGCSGKDVIIILKEINAVLKAVEIAERGDLVVIFYEKLEPVVNLLSAFGEFAKVKKIREKAADAARSRVTGQRAF, via the coding sequence ATGAAGATTTTAGAATTTCGGGTTTACGAGGGAATAAATATATATTCGCACAGCCCGGTAATCAAGTTGACTGTAGACCTGGAAAATTTAACAGGAGTAACCACTGACCGGCATCCGACGTTAATTGAAGCGGTTTTGCGGCTTATGCCAACGCTACAGGAACACTACTGTTCGCTGGGTCGGCCGGGCGGGTTTGTCCAGCGTATGCGCGAAGGCACTTTTTTTGGTCACCTTTTGGAACACGTTATTTTAGAATTACAGCATTTAGCCGGTTTCGATGTAATTTACGGCAAAACCCGTGAAGCCGAGGCCCCCGGCATCTACGAAGTAATTTTTGAGTATGAATCAAAAGAAGCCGGGATTCAGGCGGCCAGAGCGGCGGTAAACCTGATTATGACCTTACTGCAGGGTGGTAGCATTGACCTGGATAAAGAACTTGAAATTATTAAAGAGACGGCGTTAAAGTTTGATTTAGGGCCTACAACAAAAGCAATTGCCATGGAAGCCCGAAAACGCAATATTCCCGTGATGCGCCTTGGCGAAGGCAGTATTCTCCAGTTGGGTTACGGTTGTCATCAGCGCAGGATAGAAGCCAGTATTACCGATGCTACCGGGTGTATAGGCGTCGATATTGCAGGGGATAAAATCCTTACCAAGCAGATACTTTCCGAGGCGGGCATTCCTGTACCGAACGGTGGGGTGGCCAGAACGGAAAAAGAAGCTCTGGATATAATGAAAAGAATCAATAATGCTGTCGTAGTCAAACCCTTTAACGGAAACCAGGGTAAAGGGGTTGCCTTGAACCTGCGCAGTGAAGGTGAGGTTAAAAAGGCATATGCTGTGGCCACCAATTACAGTGACCGGGTGATAGTAGAGAAGTTTATTACGGGCCGGCATTACCGGCTGGTTGTTGTTGACGACCGGGTGGTGGCAGCGTCCGAACGAATCCCTGCTTCAGTAACGGGAGACGGGGAAAGCACCATTGAACAATTGATTGAGCAGGTCAATAGGGATCCCCTGCGGGGAGACGGGCATGAAAAACCCCTGACCAAGATCAAGATTGACCCGGTTGTGCTCATGGTTCTGGCTAAACAAAATTTTGTCTTGCAAAGCATACCCCCTGAAGGCGCCCGCGTATTGCTGAGGGAAAACGCCAATCTGAGTACAGGGGGTACAGCTATTGACGTCACTGATAATGTACATCCGGAAAATGCCGCATTGGCCGTACGCGCCGCGAAAATTATAGGTCTTGATGTAGCGGGCATTGACCTGGTAGCCGAGGATATAGCCATACCCTTGACCTCCTGCAATGGCGCGGTAATTGAAGTAAATGCGGCGCCCGGCCTAAGAATGCATCATTACCCTTCACAGGGGAAACCGCGTAATGTGGCGAGGGCAATCGTTGACAAATTATTTCCGCCCGGGACAAAATCGCGCATACCTATTGTAGCAGTTACAGGGACCAACGGAAAGACGACAACCACCAGGTTGATAGCCCATATTTTGCATGCGGCGGGCAATGTAGTAGGGATGACGACATCAGATGGCATCTATGTAAATGGGAAACTTATAGCCAAAGGGGATATGACCGGCCCGGTCAGCGCCAGAACCGTTCTAAGGGATAACAGCGTTGAGGTGGCTGTCCTGGAAACAGCCAGAGGAGGGATAATAAGGGCCGGTTTGGGTTTTGACCGCTGCGATGTTGGCATCATTACGAACATAAGCGAAGACCATTTGGGTATAGACGGCATAGAAACCCTGGAAGATCTCGCCTTTGTGAAGTCTGTAGTCGCCGAAGCCACTGATAGGGACGGCTATGTTGTATTAAACGCTGACGACAGGCTGGCAAGTTATGTGGCTTCCCGTTGCCGGGGAAATATTATTTATTTTTCCAGGGCATCGGACAATATAACCATACGGCGTCACCTGGGGGCCGGTGGGATGGCGGTTTTTGTGAAAAATGGCTTTGTTGTTTATGCCAAAGGCAACCACGTGGTAAAGATAGCCTCGGTAAAAAGTATTCCATGTACTTTATCAGGCCAGGCTCTTCATAATGTGGAAAATGTTCTGGCTGCGTCGGCAGGCTGCCTGGGTCTAGGCATACCGGTTGCCCAAATTAAAGAAGGGTTGCTAAGTTTCGAACCTGGATTAAAAGGCAATCCGGGACGCTTAAACTTCTTTGAAGTGGCCGGCGTAAAAGTCCTCGTCGATTATGGACATAATCCCGCCGGGTACCAAAGTGTGCTGGCGACTGCAAAGAAGATGAAGCATAAAAGACTTATCGGGGTTATTGGAGTCCCGGGAGACCGGCAGGACGATTTTATTATTAAAGTAGGCCAAATTGCCGGGCGTGGTTTTGATAAAATTATAATCAAGGAAGACGCTGATCTGAGAGGACGTAAGCCGGGGGAGGTAGCTAGCCTTCTCAAAAAGGGAGTCCAGGCCGGCGGTTGTTCCGGTAAGGATGTAATCATTATTTTAAAAGAAATAAATGCGGTGCTAAAGGCCGTAGAAATTGCCGAACGCGGTGATTTGGTGGTGATTTTCTACGAAAAACTGGAACCTGTGGTGAACCTGTTAAGCGCCTTTGGTGAATTTGCCAAAGTCAAAAAGATTAGAGAAAAGGCCGCTGATGCTGCCCGCAGCAGGGTTACAGGTCAAAGGGCTTTTTAA
- a CDS encoding nucleotidyltransferase family protein, with amino-acid sequence MKIDAVVLAGSPNRGALQGCSSAADEALIKIGRKHMVEYVIDALLAAENVSRIVVAGPKGNLAEIIGPQVSLVDGGETVIETLQRGLELLKSTGPVLVVCSDIPLLTTAAIEDFITRCCEREADFYYPIISQETVKARYPQAQRTYVSLVEGVFTGGNIMLLKPHVLDRLAEVAVEVVKLRKQPVKLCRLLGLKLLLKFFLHKLSISEIEQKVYELLGITGAAVISDYPEIGVDVDKPADLELVMSKLEETA; translated from the coding sequence ATGAAAATCGATGCTGTGGTTTTGGCCGGTAGCCCTAACCGTGGAGCCCTTCAGGGGTGCAGTAGTGCTGCCGATGAAGCCCTGATTAAAATTGGCAGAAAGCATATGGTGGAATATGTCATCGATGCGTTACTGGCTGCCGAAAACGTAAGCAGAATCGTTGTTGCCGGCCCTAAGGGCAATTTGGCGGAAATCATAGGACCACAGGTCAGTCTGGTTGATGGAGGAGAAACAGTTATTGAAACCCTGCAAAGGGGTTTGGAGCTGTTAAAATCGACGGGGCCTGTGTTGGTGGTATGCTCTGATATTCCACTGCTCACTACCGCCGCTATCGAGGATTTTATTACCAGGTGTTGTGAAAGGGAGGCTGATTTTTATTATCCCATCATCAGCCAGGAGACAGTAAAGGCCCGTTATCCCCAGGCCCAGAGAACTTATGTCAGTCTTGTGGAAGGGGTTTTTACAGGCGGCAATATCATGCTTTTGAAACCACATGTGCTGGATAGGTTGGCTGAAGTGGCTGTAGAAGTGGTAAAATTGAGGAAACAACCTGTTAAGTTATGCCGGTTGCTGGGGTTGAAGCTGTTGTTAAAGTTTTTTTTACATAAACTCTCGATTAGTGAAATTGAGCAAAAAGTTTATGAGTTACTTGGCATCACCGGCGCCGCAGTTATTTCTGATTACCCGGAAATTGGGGTTGATGTGGATAAACCGGCGGACCTGGAACTGGTAATGTCCAAGCTGGAAGAGACCGCGTAG
- the ispE gene encoding 4-(cytidine 5'-diphospho)-2-C-methyl-D-erythritol kinase, whose translation MQQITVPAYGKINLTLDITGKREDGYHELVTLMQQVELHDDVRIRLSPKKKISVLSDHESVPRDAANIAYRAAQELLRFAGLDLTGLNYGIDIFIAKRIPVEGGMAGGSANAAAVLKGLNRLLNLNLSTEELMRIGLRLGADVPYCIFGGTAVARGIGEILTRVPSPPTMWMVLVKPDFGVSTALVYKNFSFHERLCRPDLDLVLKGIERGEIVDIYRGMGNVLESVTLRLYPVLQDIKRRLVDWGAEAVLMSGSGPTVCAFTRSPELAKDLCATAQRNFPASYRILTTNTISVGEAGNILARAEY comes from the coding sequence ATGCAACAAATTACCGTACCTGCCTATGGAAAAATTAACCTGACCCTGGACATAACAGGTAAACGGGAAGATGGATACCACGAGCTGGTAACACTAATGCAGCAGGTGGAGCTACATGATGATGTAAGGATCCGGCTGTCCCCGAAAAAAAAGATTAGCGTATTATCTGATCACGAATCTGTACCCCGGGATGCTGCTAACATAGCTTACAGGGCAGCTCAGGAATTGTTACGCTTTGCAGGTCTTGATTTGACCGGTTTAAATTATGGCATAGACATTTTTATTGCCAAACGTATTCCGGTGGAAGGCGGGATGGCTGGAGGTTCTGCTAACGCTGCCGCTGTTCTAAAGGGACTGAATAGACTGTTAAACCTGAACCTTTCCACAGAAGAGCTTATGCGTATCGGGCTGCGTCTCGGGGCTGATGTACCCTACTGCATTTTCGGGGGAACAGCGGTGGCCCGCGGGATAGGGGAAATATTAACCCGTGTGCCGTCGCCGCCTACCATGTGGATGGTCCTGGTTAAACCGGATTTTGGCGTTTCAACAGCTTTGGTTTACAAAAACTTCAGTTTTCATGAAAGGCTTTGCCGTCCGGATCTGGACCTGGTTTTAAAAGGTATTGAACGGGGCGAAATTGTGGATATTTACCGGGGAATGGGAAATGTTCTGGAATCGGTTACTTTGCGTTTATATCCGGTGCTGCAGGATATTAAGAGAAGGCTGGTGGATTGGGGTGCGGAGGCGGTTTTGATGTCGGGGAGCGGTCCTACTGTTTGTGCTTTTACCCGCTCGCCGGAACTGGCCAAAGATTTATGTGCAACAGCGCAGCGAAATTTTCCTGCTTCTTACCGGATATTGACAACTAATACTATAAGCGTAGGAGAAGCAGGAAATATTTTAGCCCGGGCAGAATATTAA
- a CDS encoding methyl-accepting chemotaxis protein has translation MRMGLKGKIFLGYIVLILFLAVIGFFSFRNTQKTLQVFDGIHEEVLPNLGIVDSIKSGIAGQANDERGFLLTGEEKFVKEMQERAAKVDEIIEQRLPVLEENEKEIFLQIEKVHKEFTAIQKQVVDAYKSGNMEEAKRLSLEVGRDKRKNLDPLFAQLEKQIQEDLEKSNTEMHEGLKTTQYITAILLILAIVVGLGLGLYLPFKITAPIKAVVERSKKMAAGDFSVSYIDVNTRDEIRDLAESFNVMIKNVRELLGEVLNGANEVAVTSQRLLTNADEAAKSTQQVAGAIQEVAKGIANQTTYINETSETVNQVNTAIRQIADGAGEQINNVASTVEIVNQMAISIQDVAVNAQTVALSADKTRQAADKGEKAVKLTIEGMNEIKEKVFETANKIKELGEHSQQIGEIIQVIDDIAEQTNLLALNAAIEAARAGEHGKGFAVVADEVRKLAERSSKATKEIADLITNIQKLTAMAVAAMEAGTGEVEKGSNLALDAGNALKEILATVEETYQQVQNISAAAEEISASSQDVVKAIDNVSAISHGNTAATEQLREASKQVALAMENIAAVTQQSSASAEEVSASTEEMTAAAEAIANAAGILAETADRLSETAGKFKMREITENCWDIMNCSMEVRGKCPAYKSNEKCCWLISGTWCGGVQQGDAKSKRHRCMNCEAFKVMNKI, from the coding sequence ATGAGAATGGGGCTGAAGGGGAAAATATTTCTTGGGTACATTGTGCTGATCCTTTTTCTGGCCGTAATCGGTTTTTTTAGCTTCCGCAATACGCAAAAAACTTTGCAAGTGTTTGATGGCATCCATGAAGAAGTTCTACCGAACCTGGGTATTGTGGATAGTATCAAATCAGGCATAGCCGGCCAGGCCAATGATGAAAGAGGGTTTCTTTTAACCGGTGAAGAAAAGTTTGTAAAAGAAATGCAGGAAAGAGCGGCGAAGGTAGATGAAATAATAGAACAGAGACTGCCAGTTCTTGAGGAAAATGAGAAAGAAATTTTCCTGCAGATAGAAAAAGTACATAAAGAGTTTACCGCTATTCAGAAACAAGTGGTAGACGCTTATAAAAGCGGCAATATGGAGGAAGCAAAAAGACTGTCCCTGGAGGTTGGGCGGGACAAAAGAAAAAACCTGGACCCATTGTTCGCTCAGTTGGAAAAGCAAATCCAGGAGGACTTAGAAAAATCCAACACTGAAATGCATGAGGGCTTAAAAACAACCCAATACATTACGGCAATTCTGTTGATTCTTGCCATTGTCGTCGGTTTGGGCTTGGGACTTTACCTGCCTTTCAAAATTACCGCGCCCATTAAGGCTGTGGTAGAGCGCAGCAAAAAAATGGCTGCCGGCGACTTTTCTGTTTCCTATATTGATGTAAATACCAGGGATGAAATCAGGGACCTGGCAGAGTCCTTTAACGTGATGATTAAGAATGTGCGCGAGCTGTTGGGAGAAGTATTAAACGGCGCTAACGAAGTAGCTGTTACCAGCCAGCGCCTGTTGACCAATGCCGATGAAGCAGCCAAATCCACCCAGCAGGTGGCCGGCGCTATTCAGGAAGTGGCCAAAGGTATTGCTAATCAGACTACCTATATTAACGAAACATCGGAGACTGTGAATCAGGTCAACACAGCTATCCGCCAGATTGCCGACGGAGCCGGAGAACAGATAAACAATGTAGCTTCGACAGTGGAAATAGTAAATCAAATGGCTATCTCTATACAGGATGTTGCTGTCAACGCCCAGACCGTCGCTTTATCTGCCGATAAGACCAGGCAGGCCGCCGACAAGGGTGAAAAAGCCGTAAAATTAACCATAGAAGGCATGAATGAAATAAAAGAGAAGGTATTCGAAACAGCCAATAAGATTAAAGAACTGGGCGAACATTCGCAGCAGATCGGCGAAATCATCCAGGTAATTGATGATATTGCGGAACAGACCAACCTGTTGGCGCTAAATGCGGCCATTGAGGCGGCTCGCGCCGGGGAACACGGTAAGGGATTTGCCGTAGTGGCCGATGAGGTCAGGAAACTGGCCGAGCGCAGTAGCAAAGCCACCAAGGAAATTGCCGACCTGATTACAAACATTCAAAAATTAACGGCCATGGCAGTAGCAGCAATGGAAGCGGGTACCGGTGAAGTTGAAAAAGGCAGTAACCTGGCCCTTGATGCCGGTAATGCCCTGAAAGAAATCCTGGCCACAGTTGAAGAGACTTATCAACAGGTACAGAATATCTCGGCAGCGGCAGAGGAAATTTCGGCCAGCAGCCAGGATGTCGTTAAGGCTATCGATAATGTGAGCGCTATCAGCCACGGGAATACAGCCGCCACAGAACAATTGAGGGAAGCCAGTAAACAGGTTGCTTTGGCTATGGAAAACATTGCCGCAGTTACCCAACAGAGCTCGGCCTCAGCGGAAGAAGTTTCGGCATCTACCGAGGAAATGACGGCTGCGGCGGAGGCAATAGCTAACGCCGCCGGTATTCTGGCTGAGACTGCGGACCGTCTGAGTGAGACGGCGGGTAAGTTCAAGATGCGTGAGATTACTGAAAACTGCTGGGATATAATGAACTGCAGCATGGAAGTCAGGGGCAAATGTCCGGCGTATAAAAGCAACGAAAAATGTTGTTGGTTAATTTCCGGAACCTGGTGTGGCGGGGTTCAGCAGGGAGACGCCAAATCGAAGCGGCATCGCTGTATGAACTGTGAAGCATTTAAGGTGATGAATAAAATATAG
- a CDS encoding GntR family transcriptional regulator: protein MERRLIPVSLDNYKPLREIVFEALREAIINGTLEPGERLMEIQLAEEMGVSRTPVREAIRKLELEGFVVMVPRKGAYVAGLSMKDIADVFEIRTALESLAAGLAAERITEEELENLERLLVKIGECVQANDLDKLIEVDTEFHDVLFKATRNERLVQIISNLREQIQRFRTTSLASPGRMKYALEEHKKIVEAVSERNVELAQKLAAEHIENAENIMLNVLREKREGKGFKSAE, encoded by the coding sequence ATGGAGAGGAGATTAATACCCGTATCACTGGATAATTACAAACCCCTCAGGGAAATAGTATTTGAGGCGCTGCGGGAAGCTATTATTAACGGCACCCTGGAGCCAGGGGAACGGTTGATGGAAATACAATTGGCAGAAGAGATGGGTGTCAGCCGGACGCCGGTCAGGGAAGCTATAAGAAAACTGGAGCTCGAAGGGTTTGTTGTCATGGTGCCCCGTAAAGGGGCTTATGTTGCCGGCTTATCTATGAAAGATATTGCCGATGTATTTGAAATTAGAACTGCTTTAGAAAGCCTGGCGGCCGGATTGGCGGCGGAAAGAATTACCGAAGAAGAGTTGGAAAATCTGGAGCGGCTCCTGGTTAAAATAGGCGAGTGCGTACAGGCTAATGACCTTGATAAGTTGATTGAGGTTGACACTGAATTTCATGATGTTCTGTTCAAGGCGACGAGGAATGAGCGGTTGGTGCAAATTATCAGCAACCTGCGGGAGCAAATTCAGCGTTTCCGGACTACTTCGCTTGCTTCGCCGGGCCGCATGAAATATGCATTGGAAGAGCACAAGAAAATAGTGGAAGCCGTTTCGGAGCGGAATGTGGAATTGGCTCAGAAATTGGCTGCTGAACATATAGAGAACGCAGAAAATATTATGCTTAATGTTTTGCGAGAAAAACGGGAGGGTAAAGGATTCAAGTCTGCGGAGTAA
- a CDS encoding cyanophycinase, whose product MGKKVAGNLLIIGGAEDKKGDCAILKRFVELSGGKAGKLVIMTTATKEPEAVGKEYLQIFGRLGGGQIEILDLPSRTEAKGEKAVNIISEATGIFFTGGDQLRITSILGGTPVNEALARAYKNGVVIAGTSAGASAMSDTMIVEGDSDSAPRKNSLRMAPGLGLLEETVIDQHFAQRGRLGRLLAAVAHNPYVLGIGIDEDTAVVVGADARLDVIGSRTVTIVDGKEATYTNVSELEPDQNLALHGVRLHVIPAGYGFNLRNRQPLI is encoded by the coding sequence ATGGGGAAAAAGGTAGCCGGTAATCTCTTAATTATCGGCGGTGCGGAGGATAAAAAAGGGGATTGTGCCATATTAAAAAGATTTGTTGAATTGTCAGGAGGCAAAGCCGGCAAACTGGTCATCATGACTACTGCCACCAAGGAACCGGAGGCAGTGGGAAAAGAGTACCTGCAGATTTTTGGCCGGTTGGGAGGCGGTCAGATTGAAATACTGGATTTGCCCAGCAGAACGGAGGCAAAAGGGGAAAAAGCCGTAAACATTATTTCTGAAGCGACCGGCATTTTCTTTACAGGCGGGGACCAATTGAGGATAACCAGTATTCTGGGCGGTACTCCTGTCAATGAGGCCCTGGCCAGAGCTTATAAAAACGGGGTGGTCATTGCGGGGACCAGTGCGGGGGCATCGGCCATGAGTGATACGATGATTGTTGAAGGTGACAGCGACAGTGCGCCTCGAAAAAACTCGTTAAGGATGGCGCCTGGTTTGGGCTTACTGGAAGAAACGGTCATTGACCAGCATTTTGCCCAACGTGGCAGGTTGGGGCGGTTACTGGCAGCCGTAGCCCATAATCCCTATGTTTTAGGGATAGGTATTGATGAAGATACAGCCGTCGTCGTTGGGGCAGATGCCCGTCTCGATGTTATAGGGTCCCGGACAGTAACTATTGTGGATGGTAAAGAGGCAACTTATACCAATGTTTCGGAATTGGAACCGGACCAGAATCTCGCCTTGCATGGTGTGCGATTGCATGTAATTCCGGCGGGTTACGGGTTTAACCTGAGAAACCGCCAGCCGTTGATTTGA